One window from the genome of Salisaeta longa DSM 21114 encodes:
- a CDS encoding MerR family transcriptional regulator, translating into MPRIKLRVHTVVAPNNDTSPAHDATEDDTPPAATPPSASADTPPVPSSDSDPSAAEAPILQPAEHPANTFTAHEVSTYIDQPPHVLRYWESQFDVLNPVRDRNGHRYYTEEDVAVIEHIDHLLNEQKYTTAGAQQALAAERERAAREAELRGALQDIRGTLVSLLDAIVDPSPHD; encoded by the coding sequence ATGCCGCGTATCAAGCTCAGGGTTCATACCGTGGTCGCGCCGAATAACGACACATCGCCGGCTCATGACGCGACGGAGGACGACACGCCGCCGGCCGCGACGCCTCCATCGGCGTCGGCGGATACGCCTCCGGTGCCTTCCTCTGATAGCGACCCATCGGCGGCCGAGGCGCCCATCCTGCAGCCGGCCGAGCATCCGGCCAACACCTTCACCGCGCACGAGGTGAGCACCTACATCGACCAGCCGCCGCACGTCCTCCGCTACTGGGAGTCGCAGTTTGACGTGCTCAACCCGGTGCGCGACCGTAACGGCCATCGCTACTACACGGAAGAGGACGTGGCCGTCATCGAGCACATCGACCACTTGCTCAACGAGCAGAAGTACACCACCGCGGGGGCGCAGCAAGCCCTGGCCGCCGAGCGCGAGCGCGCGGCACGCGAGGCCGAACTGCGCGGCGCGCTCCAGGACATCCGTGGGACGCTGGTCTCCTTGCTGGATGCCATCGTCGACCCGTCGCCTCACGACTAA
- a CDS encoding bifunctional folylpolyglutamate synthase/dihydrofolate synthase — translation MTVDAALALLHDLPRYAGEADAAYKPGLERMHALLDAMGNPHEQLRCVHVAGTNGKGSVASMIAAIATAHGHRTGLHTSPHLAHVTERMRVDGTPAPPEWLAQAFAAHQSAIADIQPSFFEATVALSFRYFAEEAVDWAVIEVGLGGRLDATNVITPALALITTVSLEHTAILGDTLGAIAREKAGIIKPGVPVLSGVAPPEARAAIEAQAHAQDAPLHHLHDEVEWAAHAGDGLGTTFDCWTPLRHYERLRLPLSGPHQQMNAALAVRAAELLFDPPDETALRTGLDDVRKLAGLRGRFDVICSAPLVVMDVAHNAASIAATLSTVAPIIAGRGRRLHVLLGLLRDKDAASIARLLRAFNTTVTPLILSSERALSAEALRTRLDAHNVPTTPPATVARGIKAFLRNASPNDGLLVTGSHHVVSAVPDLLTL, via the coding sequence ATGACCGTCGACGCTGCGCTCGCTCTGCTGCATGACCTTCCCCGGTACGCCGGCGAGGCCGATGCTGCCTACAAGCCGGGGCTGGAGCGCATGCACGCGCTGCTGGATGCCATGGGAAACCCACACGAGCAGCTGCGCTGCGTGCACGTAGCGGGCACCAACGGCAAGGGCTCGGTAGCCTCGATGATTGCGGCCATTGCCACCGCGCACGGCCACCGCACGGGCCTCCACACGTCGCCGCACCTCGCCCACGTAACCGAGCGCATGCGCGTGGACGGCACCCCGGCGCCGCCCGAATGGCTGGCGCAGGCCTTCGCAGCCCATCAGTCGGCAATTGCTGATATTCAGCCGAGTTTTTTTGAGGCCACCGTGGCGCTTAGCTTCCGCTACTTTGCCGAGGAAGCGGTCGACTGGGCGGTGATCGAGGTGGGGCTGGGCGGCCGCCTGGACGCCACAAACGTGATCACCCCGGCGCTCGCGCTCATCACCACGGTGTCGCTGGAGCACACTGCCATCTTGGGCGACACGCTCGGCGCCATCGCCCGCGAAAAAGCAGGCATCATCAAACCCGGCGTGCCGGTGCTCAGCGGCGTGGCCCCGCCCGAGGCGCGCGCGGCCATCGAGGCGCAGGCCCACGCACAAGACGCCCCGCTGCACCACCTGCACGACGAGGTCGAGTGGGCGGCGCACGCGGGCGACGGCCTAGGCACCACGTTTGACTGCTGGACGCCGCTTCGGCATTACGAGCGCCTTCGCCTGCCGCTCTCGGGTCCGCATCAGCAGATGAACGCGGCGCTCGCGGTACGGGCGGCCGAGCTGCTGTTCGATCCGCCGGACGAAACGGCCCTGCGCACCGGCTTGGATGACGTACGGAAGCTCGCGGGCCTGCGGGGGCGGTTCGATGTGATCTGCTCGGCCCCGCTGGTGGTCATGGACGTGGCCCACAACGCAGCAAGCATTGCCGCCACGCTCTCCACCGTCGCCCCGATCATCGCGGGCCGCGGGCGGCGTCTGCACGTGCTGCTGGGCCTTCTGCGCGACAAAGACGCCGCCTCCATTGCGCGGCTCCTGCGCGCCTTCAACACCACCGTCACGCCCCTCATCCTCTCGTCCGAGCGCGCCTTGTCGGCCGAGGCGCTGCGGACCCGCCTCGACGCCCACAACGTTCCGACCACGCCGCCGGCCACCGTGGCCCGCGGCATCAAGGCCTTTCTACGCAACGCAAGCCCCAACGACGGCCTGCTCGTCACCGGGTCGCACCACGTGGTGAGCGCCGTTCCCGATCTGCTGACCCTGTAG
- the cas3 gene encoding CRISPR-associated helicase Cas3': MPEILAKTDGTTLKAHTRHVVDEARRWLDAFPFLEKKYQIQTGEALRPQVLHAAEVHDKGKMHPTWQRACRKDAEQGGGRHLMQAHLRHELASLDWAKKHGVELTLPEKTAIAAHHGKLSYRHKHRWLEDANGQFEELWTAFYQTARRWTFRPPDNLTEEALNERFRLTGVRTLLQLADTRASIQEKSGWVPDPTTDLTFDYTFPYDAPRGVQRVIEEAWNEPAMILRAPTGSGKTDAALLWAQHQIDADRADRCVIAMPTRFTSNALALDVNKNVSETGLYHSSAWYARYKKGNNAQEGADVDPNAKHHAREMHRMARLLATPVTVCTIDHLCIALTGTREDHHSIFYHLCNSCVIIDEADFYDSFVQANLQVLLQVLRQFEVPVLIMSATVPDAAKEFYCIDVLVEDTSDLDRTRCTFVDAGAAETPGDISDVLRPIANMETPTAIIYANTVKRALAYYDWFCEQDTRPILYHSRFTESDKKDIEGQLIDALGQEAWAEDKADGIAILTQIGEMSLNISAPVMVSDLCPYDRLAQRAGRAGRFEGMEVGVLHVVTPMKDGELYPAPYGTYDRDENTWHPGLPLRETQETLRYKPHAAQDFIDAVDQLYSTPDDFAPMDTRIEQNSARLRKHLAQDWLIVNARHVDEDSGATDDWQSRDIPPQVTVLTQRPHRFDSYADFRQFAQDCGVSVPRYQVAIGQKIGRVPQEKLRFRVGDEEETAWYAPVYSSTEGLILDLNRQRSYQDRCV, translated from the coding sequence ATGCCTGAGATCCTCGCCAAGACAGACGGGACGACGCTGAAGGCCCATACGCGCCACGTTGTCGATGAGGCGCGCCGCTGGCTGGATGCGTTCCCCTTTCTGGAAAAGAAGTATCAGATCCAGACCGGCGAGGCGTTGCGTCCGCAGGTGCTTCACGCTGCCGAGGTGCACGACAAAGGGAAGATGCATCCGACGTGGCAACGTGCCTGCCGAAAGGATGCGGAGCAAGGAGGAGGCCGGCACTTAATGCAAGCCCACTTGCGCCATGAACTGGCTTCACTCGATTGGGCAAAGAAGCACGGCGTGGAACTGACCCTGCCCGAAAAGACAGCCATTGCGGCGCACCATGGGAAACTGAGCTACCGGCACAAACACCGATGGTTGGAAGACGCCAATGGGCAGTTTGAAGAACTCTGGACGGCGTTTTACCAGACGGCACGTCGCTGGACGTTTCGCCCGCCAGACAATCTCACGGAAGAGGCGCTGAACGAGCGCTTTCGCCTTACAGGGGTTCGCACCCTGTTGCAACTGGCCGACACACGCGCAAGCATCCAGGAGAAGAGCGGATGGGTGCCAGATCCCACTACCGATCTTACGTTTGATTATACGTTCCCGTACGATGCACCGCGTGGCGTGCAGAGGGTCATAGAAGAAGCATGGAACGAGCCTGCCATGATTCTACGGGCTCCCACCGGCAGCGGCAAAACAGATGCAGCCCTCCTGTGGGCCCAGCACCAGATTGACGCGGATCGAGCCGACCGGTGTGTTATCGCTATGCCCACACGGTTTACGTCGAACGCGCTGGCGCTGGATGTAAACAAGAACGTGAGCGAAACCGGCCTTTACCACTCAAGCGCTTGGTATGCGCGCTACAAAAAGGGAAACAACGCGCAGGAAGGCGCGGACGTGGACCCTAACGCAAAGCATCATGCCCGCGAAATGCATCGCATGGCACGCTTGCTGGCAACACCGGTCACCGTCTGTACCATTGACCACCTGTGCATTGCACTCACGGGTACCCGCGAGGATCACCACAGCATCTTCTATCACCTGTGCAATAGCTGCGTGATCATTGACGAAGCCGATTTCTATGATTCCTTTGTACAGGCTAACCTTCAGGTACTGCTACAGGTGCTGCGCCAGTTTGAGGTGCCAGTGCTCATTATGAGTGCGACGGTGCCAGATGCCGCGAAAGAATTCTACTGCATTGATGTGTTGGTTGAGGACACCTCCGACCTTGATCGTACGCGCTGCACCTTCGTCGACGCCGGTGCTGCTGAAACGCCCGGTGATATTTCCGATGTTTTGCGTCCCATCGCCAACATGGAGACACCGACGGCCATCATCTATGCCAACACCGTCAAGCGAGCGCTAGCCTACTACGACTGGTTTTGTGAACAGGACACTCGGCCAATCCTGTATCACTCGCGATTTACCGAGTCCGATAAAAAAGACATCGAGGGCCAGCTCATCGACGCGCTCGGGCAAGAAGCGTGGGCAGAGGACAAAGCAGACGGAATAGCTATCCTCACCCAAATCGGCGAGATGAGCCTCAACATTAGTGCCCCTGTGATGGTGAGCGACCTGTGTCCGTACGACCGGTTGGCCCAACGGGCGGGACGAGCTGGGCGGTTTGAAGGCATGGAGGTCGGCGTCCTGCACGTGGTTACGCCGATGAAAGATGGCGAGTTATACCCAGCACCCTACGGCACGTACGACCGGGACGAAAACACATGGCACCCCGGTCTTCCCCTCCGCGAAACACAAGAGACCCTCCGGTACAAGCCACACGCGGCACAAGACTTTATCGATGCAGTGGACCAGCTCTATAGCACGCCTGATGACTTTGCGCCGATGGATACACGTATTGAGCAGAACAGCGCGCGCCTGCGGAAGCATCTGGCGCAGGACTGGCTCATCGTAAATGCCCGTCACGTAGATGAAGACAGCGGCGCAACCGATGACTGGCAGAGCCGCGACATCCCACCGCAAGTTACCGTCTTGACCCAACGCCCGCACCGCTTCGACAGCTACGCCGACTTTCGGCAGTTTGCGCAGGACTGTGGCGTCTCGGTGCCCCGCTACCAGGTCGCAATCGGCCAAAAGATCGGGCGCGTGCCGCAGGAAAAGCTGCGGTTTCGCGTGGGCGACGAGGAGGAGACGGCCTGGTATGCGCCGGTCTACTCATCCACCGAAGGACTCATCCTCGACCTTAACCGCCAGCGATCCTATCAGGACCGCTGCGTATAA
- a CDS encoding YybH family protein encodes MVLPVSPRRSLLFVALWLLGPSLLWAQQPVSDSTRAALDAFWETAARTVRTGDFEGYAALYHEDAVLVNGLSGRSYPIEKALQQWKPGFAATRRGERTARVSFRFTERRLGASTAHVTGIFRYAAAPEGTSPTPSYIHFEALLVRTQGAWQWLMEYQKARATAAEWDAAASPH; translated from the coding sequence ATGGTTCTGCCGGTTTCGCCCCGCCGCTCGCTGCTTTTCGTGGCCCTCTGGCTGCTCGGGCCCTCGCTGCTGTGGGCGCAGCAACCCGTCTCCGACAGCACGCGCGCCGCGCTCGATGCCTTCTGGGAAACCGCCGCCCGCACCGTCCGCACCGGCGATTTTGAAGGCTATGCGGCCCTCTACCACGAGGATGCGGTGCTGGTGAACGGCCTCTCGGGGCGCTCGTATCCGATCGAAAAGGCGCTGCAGCAATGGAAGCCGGGCTTTGCGGCCACCCGCCGCGGTGAGCGGACGGCACGCGTCTCGTTTCGCTTTACCGAACGCCGCCTGGGCGCGTCTACGGCGCACGTTACCGGCATCTTCCGATACGCCGCTGCGCCCGAGGGCACCTCCCCAACGCCCTCCTACATCCACTTCGAGGCGCTGCTGGTTCGCACGCAGGGCGCCTGGCAGTGGCTCATGGAGTATCAGAAGGCGCGGGCAACGGCCGCCGAGTGGGACGCCGCGGCGTCGCCACATTAA
- a CDS encoding ArsA family ATPase — MLPRADAPNLPDDAPRILLFTGKGGVGKTTCAAATALHAARAGYKTLVLSSDPAHSLADALDCDLGPEARTVAPNLYAQEVDLYYSMRKYWGSMRELMLTVFRWQGVEQVAAEELAALPGMNEGSVLLWLEQAAREDDYDLIVVDSAPTGETLTLLTLPQVTRWWLANAFPFQKWAFKSVGFGVRKTTGIPLDKGYDELEAIFDKLERVRALLSDRAVTSIRLVMNPEKMVIQEARRAYTYLQLYDYGVDSVIVNRVLPTDDIPDGSFFHRYVTAQRDYLEEIERSFAPLPVLRVPHQGAEVFGMERLAPLAEGLYDGRAPTDVFFDEPTYVVEERDDTYEVRIRLPFADTATVSAQQFGDELVVQVANQRRNYTLPNFLRYYTLTRSFWRDGWLHARFAAA, encoded by the coding sequence ATGCTGCCCCGCGCTGACGCCCCCAACCTTCCGGACGACGCCCCGCGCATCTTGCTCTTTACCGGAAAGGGCGGTGTCGGGAAAACGACCTGTGCGGCCGCCACGGCCCTCCACGCCGCCCGCGCGGGCTACAAAACGCTCGTGCTGTCCTCCGACCCGGCGCACAGCCTGGCCGATGCCCTCGACTGCGACCTCGGCCCCGAGGCGCGCACCGTAGCGCCCAACCTCTACGCGCAAGAGGTGGACCTGTACTACTCGATGCGCAAGTACTGGGGCTCGATGCGCGAGCTGATGCTTACGGTCTTTCGGTGGCAGGGCGTAGAGCAAGTGGCCGCCGAGGAGCTGGCCGCCCTGCCCGGCATGAACGAAGGCTCGGTGCTGCTGTGGCTGGAGCAGGCCGCCCGCGAGGACGACTACGACCTGATTGTGGTCGACAGCGCGCCCACCGGCGAAACGCTTACGCTACTCACGCTGCCGCAGGTGACGCGGTGGTGGCTCGCCAACGCATTCCCTTTTCAAAAGTGGGCGTTTAAGTCCGTGGGGTTTGGCGTGCGCAAAACAACCGGCATCCCGCTGGACAAAGGCTACGACGAGCTGGAGGCTATCTTCGACAAGCTGGAACGCGTGCGTGCGCTGCTGTCAGACCGCGCCGTCACGTCTATTCGCCTGGTGATGAATCCCGAAAAGATGGTCATTCAGGAGGCCCGGCGGGCCTACACGTACCTTCAGCTGTACGATTATGGCGTCGACAGCGTGATTGTAAACCGCGTGTTGCCAACCGACGACATCCCCGACGGGTCGTTCTTCCACCGCTACGTAACCGCCCAGCGCGACTACCTGGAGGAGATTGAACGCAGCTTTGCGCCGCTGCCGGTGCTGCGCGTGCCGCACCAGGGCGCCGAGGTGTTTGGCATGGAACGCCTTGCACCGCTTGCCGAGGGCCTCTACGACGGCCGCGCCCCCACCGACGTGTTCTTCGATGAGCCGACGTACGTGGTGGAAGAACGCGACGACACCTACGAGGTCCGCATCCGCCTGCCCTTTGCCGATACAGCGACGGTGAGCGCCCAGCAGTTTGGCGACGAGTTGGTGGTGCAGGTGGCCAATCAGCGCAGAAATTATACATTGCCCAATTTCCTTCGTTATTATACGTTAACCCGCAGCTTTTGGCGCGACGGGTGGTTGCACGCGCGCTTCGCGGCTGCGTAA
- a CDS encoding TspO/MBR family protein produces MRRPSSIVALIAWIVGCEAAGALAGWATRQSVTTWYPTLNKPFFTPPDALFAPVWIVLYALMGLAAYGIWSLDRSPTKRRVALGLFGLQLVFNVGWTLVFFGARAILSGLIVIVGLWLLIAATLYAFGRLRRWTAWLLVPYLLWVTYAVALNAAIAWLN; encoded by the coding sequence ATGCGCCGCCCGTCCTCCATCGTGGCCCTCATCGCCTGGATCGTAGGCTGCGAGGCCGCCGGGGCCCTCGCGGGATGGGCAACCCGCCAGTCGGTGACCACCTGGTACCCCACGCTCAACAAGCCCTTCTTTACGCCGCCCGATGCGCTCTTTGCGCCGGTGTGGATCGTGCTCTACGCCCTCATGGGCCTCGCGGCCTACGGCATCTGGTCGCTCGACCGGTCGCCCACGAAGCGGCGCGTCGCCCTCGGCCTCTTTGGCCTGCAACTGGTCTTCAACGTGGGGTGGACGCTCGTCTTCTTCGGCGCCCGCGCCATCCTGAGCGGGCTCATCGTCATCGTCGGCCTCTGGCTGCTCATCGCCGCCACCCTCTACGCGTTTGGACGCCTGCGCCGCTGGACGGCCTGGCTCCTCGTGCCCTATCTGCTGTGGGTCACCTACGCGGTGGCCCTCAACGCGGCCATCGCGTGGCTCAACTGA
- the cas7p gene encoding type I-PGING CRISPR-associated protein Cas7/Csp1: MQNIKGISVALLSPMTNHTANGGEKLLGNASSIKRRPDGRVYISGQMQRHALFSAIERLNLEDEDRGDTYVSNGDGTTNQIEKDLRADMGGFMHPSQGSYSGRRTAPVSATFAVATEPSEVGRDLLIRIKQNTNEESKQKQALATNEFSQDDEMQMSFHLDATALSVSKAFTYEDERHIKTEYVKHVDNSERQRRARLFLEATRFLTDYANQARNATTGEPQKALIVLDTRLSRKAARYFDMSKAEQENLKAELKARGATYFFGDDTTTDGPSVHEAYQAALDAIDSLFDPTDGADPVPFEEFAEQADA; this comes from the coding sequence ATGCAAAACATCAAAGGTATTTCAGTCGCGCTTCTTTCGCCAATGACGAACCACACGGCCAACGGCGGTGAAAAGCTGCTTGGTAATGCATCCTCGATCAAGCGTCGCCCCGACGGGCGCGTGTATATCTCTGGCCAAATGCAGCGTCACGCACTCTTCAGCGCGATCGAGCGGCTCAACCTGGAGGATGAGGACCGGGGGGACACGTACGTCAGCAACGGAGACGGTACGACGAATCAAATCGAAAAAGACCTGCGGGCGGACATGGGCGGCTTCATGCACCCATCGCAGGGAAGTTACTCAGGACGTAGGACAGCACCGGTGAGCGCGACGTTCGCAGTGGCCACCGAACCGAGCGAGGTGGGCCGCGATCTACTCATACGCATCAAGCAGAACACAAACGAAGAGTCGAAGCAGAAGCAGGCCCTGGCCACGAATGAGTTTAGTCAAGACGACGAGATGCAGATGAGCTTTCATCTCGACGCGACGGCGCTCTCTGTCAGCAAAGCCTTCACCTACGAAGACGAACGGCACATCAAGACCGAGTACGTAAAGCACGTCGACAACTCCGAACGGCAACGACGGGCACGCCTCTTTCTGGAGGCAACACGCTTCCTCACCGATTACGCCAACCAGGCGCGCAACGCCACCACCGGCGAGCCGCAGAAAGCCCTGATCGTGCTCGACACGCGCCTCTCACGCAAAGCGGCTCGGTACTTTGACATGAGTAAGGCCGAGCAAGAGAATCTGAAGGCGGAGCTCAAAGCCCGCGGCGCAACCTACTTCTTCGGCGACGACACGACCACCGACGGCCCTAGTGTTCACGAGGCGTATCAAGCAGCCCTGGATGCTATCGATAGCCTGTTCGATCCGACAGACGGGGCGGACCCGGTACCCTTCGAAGAATTTGCCGAACAGGCCGATGCCTGA
- the asnA gene encoding aspartate--ammonia ligase — MSAMITTATYTPVLGVVETQRAAARIKRLFGDALADRLSLIKISAPKALRVGTGLQDDLAGTQEPVSFHTTFSDDKYEMVHSLAKWKRAQLARYDIPVSEGVLTDMHAIRKDESISEIHSVHVDQWDWEQRITAEQRTLDFLRQTVRTIYDVLRYTESEMAHAYPDLAPRLPEEITFIHTETLAERYPDKTPKEREDAAARAHGSIFVIGIGAPLPEGDPHDLRAADYDDWTTPTAEGPGLNGDIVVWDDVRGRALELSSMGIRVDPEALKRQLKHVGREHYSDQAFHKGILDGSIPPSIGGGIGQSRVCMFMLRKAHIGEVQASIWSDEMRAELEDMGIPLL; from the coding sequence ATAAGCGCCATGATTACCACAGCAACCTACACCCCTGTCCTCGGCGTAGTCGAGACGCAGCGCGCCGCCGCACGCATTAAACGCCTATTTGGCGATGCGCTCGCCGACCGTCTCTCGCTCATCAAAATCAGCGCGCCCAAAGCGCTCCGCGTAGGCACCGGCCTGCAGGATGACCTCGCCGGCACGCAAGAACCTGTAAGCTTCCACACCACGTTCTCTGACGACAAGTACGAGATGGTGCACAGCCTTGCCAAATGGAAACGTGCCCAGCTGGCTCGCTACGATATCCCCGTGAGCGAAGGCGTTCTCACCGATATGCATGCTATCCGCAAGGATGAAAGCATCAGTGAAATTCACAGCGTACATGTGGATCAGTGGGACTGGGAGCAACGCATCACCGCAGAACAACGGACGCTGGACTTCCTGAGGCAGACGGTGCGCACGATTTACGACGTGCTCCGCTACACGGAGTCAGAAATGGCCCACGCCTACCCCGATCTGGCGCCGCGTCTGCCGGAAGAGATCACTTTCATTCACACCGAAACGCTGGCCGAGCGCTACCCGGATAAGACGCCGAAGGAGCGTGAAGACGCCGCGGCACGCGCGCACGGCTCCATCTTCGTTATAGGTATTGGCGCGCCGCTGCCCGAAGGCGATCCGCATGACCTGCGCGCCGCCGACTACGACGACTGGACTACCCCAACGGCAGAGGGGCCGGGCCTCAACGGCGACATTGTGGTGTGGGACGACGTGCGCGGGCGCGCGCTGGAGCTCTCTTCGATGGGCATCCGGGTTGACCCAGAGGCGCTCAAGCGCCAGCTTAAGCACGTAGGCCGCGAGCACTACAGCGATCAGGCGTTTCACAAAGGCATCCTCGATGGGTCCATTCCGCCCTCCATTGGCGGCGGCATTGGGCAGTCGCGCGTGTGTATGTTCATGCTACGCAAAGCCCACATCGGCGAGGTGCAAGCCAGCATCTGGTCTGACGAGATGCGCGCCGAGTTGGAAGACATGGGCATTCCTCTGCTGTGA
- a CDS encoding PH domain-containing protein, whose translation MFKKMASDALGISDIGTIIPPEDYDKTASDDYILHEDGEKIFFLIKSKQDEYCFTNRALIHVDGQSAQSTKRTLKRYEYYKHPISSVTLETAGRVDRDVEIKFGMGNQTLSLDIEKDQLSQLKDLYKTLIEMALIAEDNQRKRREAEESLDKTTHILQSGNHEGVNKGEAFKAVHTYIHEAMQSAYTDHTRKDFGAVFSKYIKN comes from the coding sequence ATGTTCAAGAAAATGGCCTCCGATGCCCTCGGCATCAGCGACATTGGCACCATCATTCCGCCGGAAGACTACGACAAGACGGCCTCCGACGACTACATCCTGCACGAGGACGGCGAAAAGATCTTCTTCCTCATCAAGTCGAAGCAAGACGAGTACTGCTTCACCAACCGGGCCCTCATCCACGTCGATGGCCAGAGTGCGCAGAGCACGAAACGCACCTTGAAGCGCTACGAGTACTACAAGCACCCCATCTCAAGCGTCACCCTCGAAACCGCCGGCCGCGTGGACCGCGACGTGGAAATCAAGTTCGGCATGGGCAACCAGACCCTGTCGCTGGACATCGAAAAGGACCAACTCTCGCAGCTGAAAGACCTCTACAAGACGCTGATCGAGATGGCCCTCATTGCGGAAGACAACCAGCGGAAACGGCGCGAGGCGGAGGAAAGTCTTGACAAAACCACGCACATCCTCCAAAGCGGCAACCACGAAGGGGTGAACAAGGGCGAGGCGTTCAAGGCCGTCCATACGTACATCCACGAGGCCATGCAAAGCGCCTACACAGACCATACCCGCAAGGACTTTGGCGCGGTCTTTAGCAAGTACATCAAGAACTGA
- a CDS encoding alkaline phosphatase D family protein produces MRTLRTAALAPLWLLLTCTALLAQDATSLLRSGPMVGYGTHREVAVWLQTTRPADVQLRYWSLTDPSTDNPAIRPDPDTLLTPVHHTTAAGDHIAEFTIAHLEPGNTYRYEVILNGVTIDRPYPLRFQTQQLWQWRTDPPRFTVAVGSCAYINDPPYDRPGEPYGGDYRIFESIAALNPNLMVWLGDNVYYREVDWATPTMMSYRYAHTRQTPEMQALLGSTHNYATWDDHDYGPNNSNRSYRLRGAALDIFKRYWANPNYGRPNVPGVFGKFQWNDVEFFLLDDRYYRSPNDAPTTDEKTMWGEAQLQWLIDALATSDAPFKIVVNGGQLLNPANRYEALSSFPDDQSDLLSAIQQRKIEGVVFLSGDRHHTELMRYTPENFYPLYEFTNSPLTAGAANVNEDNPRRIEGTLVEQRNFGTLTFSGPRTDRTLTIRTYDIDGALLWKRSIKAQDLQLDDE; encoded by the coding sequence ATGCGTACCCTCCGCACCGCCGCCCTTGCGCCCCTTTGGCTGCTTCTAACCTGCACGGCCCTTCTCGCCCAAGATGCCACGTCGCTGCTGCGCTCTGGCCCCATGGTGGGCTACGGCACGCACCGCGAGGTGGCCGTGTGGCTGCAAACCACGCGCCCCGCAGACGTGCAGCTTCGCTACTGGAGCCTCACCGACCCCTCCACCGACAATCCGGCCATTCGCCCCGACCCGGATACGCTGCTGACGCCGGTGCACCACACCACCGCCGCGGGCGACCACATTGCCGAGTTTACGATCGCGCACCTCGAACCCGGCAACACCTACCGCTACGAGGTGATTCTGAACGGCGTGACGATCGACCGGCCCTATCCGCTGCGCTTCCAAACGCAGCAGCTGTGGCAATGGCGCACCGATCCACCGCGCTTTACCGTGGCCGTGGGCTCCTGCGCCTACATCAACGACCCGCCGTACGACCGGCCCGGCGAGCCCTACGGCGGCGACTACCGCATCTTCGAATCCATTGCCGCCCTGAACCCCAACCTGATGGTGTGGCTGGGCGACAACGTGTACTACCGCGAAGTGGATTGGGCCACGCCCACCATGATGAGCTACCGCTACGCCCACACGCGCCAGACGCCCGAGATGCAGGCGCTCCTGGGCAGCACGCACAACTACGCCACGTGGGACGACCACGACTACGGCCCCAACAACTCGAATCGCTCCTACCGGCTGCGCGGCGCGGCGCTCGACATCTTCAAGCGCTACTGGGCCAATCCCAACTACGGGCGGCCCAACGTGCCCGGCGTCTTTGGCAAGTTTCAGTGGAACGACGTGGAGTTCTTCCTGCTGGACGACCGCTACTACCGCTCGCCAAACGATGCGCCCACTACCGACGAGAAAACCATGTGGGGCGAGGCGCAGCTCCAATGGCTGATTGATGCGCTGGCCACGAGCGATGCGCCGTTTAAGATCGTGGTGAACGGCGGACAGCTGCTCAACCCCGCCAACCGCTACGAGGCCCTGTCCAGCTTCCCCGACGACCAATCCGACCTGCTCAGCGCCATTCAGCAGCGAAAGATTGAGGGCGTCGTGTTTCTCTCGGGCGACCGGCACCACACCGAACTGATGCGCTACACCCCGGAAAATTTCTATCCGCTCTACGAGTTTACGAACTCGCCCCTCACGGCTGGCGCAGCCAACGTAAACGAGGACAATCCGCGGCGGATTGAAGGGACGCTCGTGGAACAGCGCAACTTTGGCACGCTCACCTTTAGCGGGCCGCGCACAGACCGCACGCTCACCATTCGTACCTACGACATCGACGGCGCTTTGCTATGGAAGCGGAGCATCAAGGCGCAAGACCTTCAGCTGGACGACGAGTAA